AAAGTTAAAGAGACTAGTTACAAAATTATAAGTAAGTAACTAGTCTCTTTAATTGTATAGATAATTATTAATTAAATGTTTGCTGTATTTAACACCTTACAGTGCAAAGGATAACCATCTATAAATAATTAGCCATCAACTTTCACATAATATAAGTATACTAGATTTCCAGATAAGGACGATATAGAAAAAACAATATGTTTCTAAAAAAAACAAATGACTAAAAAGTATTTCATGTTACTAAATTTTTAGAATAATATAAGTTTCTACCATATTGTGATATAGTAAAGTTAAAAAAGTTTTGGTGGAATATTTAAATTAGATAGGAAGTAAGATGGAGAGGAAAACTACAATGGAGAAAAATAAAATTATGGATTTAACAATGGGAGATCCTGCAAAACAAATTTTTTATTTTGCATTGCCTATATTTCTTGGGAGTGTGTTTCAACAAATGTACAATTTGGTGGATACGGTAATTGTTGGACATACCTTGGGGGAAAATGCCTTGGCAGCTATAGGTGCTACAACACCACTGTTTGGACTTATTGTTGGAATGGCAATTGGTATAAATAATGGATTTGCTATTGTGATTGCAAGATATTTTGGAGCAAAAGAGATGGATAACATGAGACAGGCTGTAGCAATGACAGTAATTCTAGACCTTATAATATCAATAGTATTTACAGCTATTGGAGTAGGTACAATAATGTATATTCTTAAATTTCTAAATACCCCGCTAGAAATAATAAACGATGCATATGGATATATTGTAATTATCTTAATGTTTATGACTATTACTATAATGTACAATATGATAGCAGGGGTTCTAAGAGCACTGGGGGATAGCCGAAGTCCACTTATATATTTGATTTATGCTTCAATTTTAAATGTAGTGTTGGTTTTTACATTTATTTTGGTATTTAAATGGGGGATTAGAGGTTCTGCTTATGCAACTGTTATATCACAGATTGTAGCAGTAATCTTAGGATTTAATCATATAATAAAAAAATGTCCTGAGCTAAAATTATCTAAAGAAGATTTTAAATATGATGGTCCTATGGTAATGGAATTATTTACATCGGGACTATCTATGGGATTTATGCTATCACTTGTTTCAATTGGTTCAGTTGCACTTCAAGGTGCAATAAACAGTTTTGGTAAAGAAATAATAACTGCACATATGGCAGCAAGAAAAGTTAGTGAAATTTATATGATGCCACTTGGAACATTAGCAACAGCATCAGCTACGTTTGTAAGCCAAAATTATGGTGCAAAGAAATATGAAAGAATAAATATTGGACTTAAGAAAACAGTTATTATGGGTGCCATATGGTCAACAATAGTTGTTATTACTGCCTTTGCCTTTGGAACATATATAATAAAATTCTTAACGGGAACAAATGATACTTTGATTATAGGTACAGCAGTAAAATATTTAAGAATTAATACTCCATTTTATTATGTATTAGCTATTCTTCTTATATACAGAAGTACGCTTCAGGGAATTGGAAGGAAGTTTACACCACTTGTTTCTAGTTCAATTGAACTACTCGGAAAATTTGCAGTTGTAGGATTTTTAGCTCCAACAATGAGTTATTTAGGAGTATGTATATCAGAACCACTTATTTGGATTACATGTGCAATTTTTGTACTCATAGTTTTCTACTCAGATAAGAATTTTAGAGTTGAAATAAAACAAGATAAAAGTGCAATATGAAAAGTGTTAT
The DNA window shown above is from Clostridium beijerinckii and carries:
- a CDS encoding MATE family efflux transporter; translated protein: MEKNKIMDLTMGDPAKQIFYFALPIFLGSVFQQMYNLVDTVIVGHTLGENALAAIGATTPLFGLIVGMAIGINNGFAIVIARYFGAKEMDNMRQAVAMTVILDLIISIVFTAIGVGTIMYILKFLNTPLEIINDAYGYIVIILMFMTITIMYNMIAGVLRALGDSRSPLIYLIYASILNVVLVFTFILVFKWGIRGSAYATVISQIVAVILGFNHIIKKCPELKLSKEDFKYDGPMVMELFTSGLSMGFMLSLVSIGSVALQGAINSFGKEIITAHMAARKVSEIYMMPLGTLATASATFVSQNYGAKKYERINIGLKKTVIMGAIWSTIVVITAFAFGTYIIKFLTGTNDTLIIGTAVKYLRINTPFYYVLAILLIYRSTLQGIGRKFTPLVSSSIELLGKFAVVGFLAPTMSYLGVCISEPLIWITCAIFVLIVFYSDKNFRVEIKQDKSAI